From Marmota flaviventris isolate mMarFla1 chromosome X, mMarFla1.hap1, whole genome shotgun sequence, the proteins below share one genomic window:
- the Was gene encoding actin nucleation-promoting factor WAS yields the protein MSGGPMGSRSGGRGGPTAQQNIPSTLLQDHENQRLFEMLGRKCWTLATAVVQLYLALPPGAEHWTMEHCGAVCFVKDNPQKSYFIRLYGLQAGRLLWEQELYSQLVYFTPTPFFHTFAGDDCQVGLNFADEGEALAFRALVQEKIQKRSQRQSGAADRRQLPTPPAPANEERRGGLPPLPPHPGGDQGGPPAGPLSLGLVTVDIQNPDITNSRYRGLPAPGPGPADKKRSGKKKISKADIGAPSGFKHVSHVGWDPQNGFDVNNLDPDLRSLFSKAGISEAQLTDAETSKLIYDFIEDQGGLEAVRQEMRRQEPLLPPPPPCRGGNQPQRHPMVGGNKGRSGPLPPVPLGSAPPPPTPRGPLPPGRGGPPPPPPPATGRSGPPPPPPPGIGGPPVPPPPPPPPPPPPSSGVGSVTPPTPPTLVPGGGLSPGGGRGALLDQIRQGIQLNKTPGAIESSALQPPPQSSEGLVGALMHVMQKRSRAIHSSDEGEDQAGDEFEDDEWDD from the exons ATGAGTGGGGGTCCTATGGGAAGTAGGTCTGGGGGCCGAGGAGGACCAACAGCTCAGCAGAACATTCCTTCCACTCTCCTCCAAGATCATGAGAACCAGCGACTCTTCGAGATGCTTGGCCGAAAATGCTGG ACACTGGCCACCGCAGTTGTTCAGCTGTACCTGGCGCTGCCCCCTGGAGCTGAGCACTGGACCATGGAACACTGTGGGGCTGTGTGCTTCGTGAAGGATAACCCCCAGAAGTCCTACTTCATTCGCCTTTATGGCCTTCAG GCTGGCCGGCTGCTCTGGGAACAGGAACTGTACTCGCAGCTGGTCTACTTCACTCCCACCCCCTTCTTTCACACATTTGCTGGAGAT GACTGCCAAGTGGGGCTGAACTTTGCAGACGAGGGTGAGGCCCTGGCCTTCCGGGCCCTGGTGCAGGAGAAGATACAAAAAAGGAGTCAGAGGCAAAGTGGAG CTGCAGACAGACGCCAGCTACCCACACCACCAGCACCAGCTAATGAAG AGAGAAGAGGAGgtctcccacccctgcccccacatCCTGGTGGAGACCAAGGTG GTCCACCAGCTGGCCCACTGTCTCTGGGGCTGGTAACAGTGGACATCCAGAACCCTGATATCACAAATTCACGCTATCGTGGACTCCCAGcacctggccctggcccagcTGATAAGAAACGCTCAGGGAAGAAGAAGATAAGCAAGGCTGATATTGGTGCACCCAGTGGATTCAA ACATGTCAGCCATGTGGGCTGGGACCCCCAGAATGGATTCGAC GTGAACAACCTAGATCCAGATCTACGGAGCCTGTTCTCCAAGGCAGGAATCAGCGAGGCCCAGCTCACTGATGCAGAGACCTCCAAACTTATTTATGACTTCATTGAGGACCAGGGTGGGCTGGAGGCTGTGCGGCAGGAGATGAGACGTCAGG AACCGCTTCTACCACCCCCGCCGCCATGCCGTGGAGGGAATCAGCCCCAGCGGCACCCTATGGTGGGGGGTAACAAGGGTCGATCTGGTCCACTGCCCCCTGTACCTTTGGGGagtgccccacccccaccaaccCCCCGAGGACCCCTACCCCCAGGCCGAGGGGGCCCTCCgccaccacctcctccagccactggACGTTCTGGACCaccaccccctcctccccctgGAATTGGGGGGCCTCCTGtgccacctccaccaccaccaccaccaccaccaccacccagctCTGGGGTTGGGTCAGTCActcccccaactcctcctactctGGTGCCTGGTGGGGGGCTGTCCCCTGGTGGGGGTCGAGGGGCACTTTTGGATCAAATCCGGCAAGGAATTCAGCTGAACAAG ACCCCTGGGGCCATAGAGAGCTCAGCACTGCAGCCACCACCTCAGAGCTCAGAGGGGCTCGTGGGTGCCTTGATGCATGTGATGCAGAAGAGAAGCAGAGCTATTCACTCTTCAG ATGAAGGAGAGGACCAAGCCGGGGATGAATTTGAAGATGACGAATGGGATGACTGA